One part of the Janthinobacterium sp. 17J80-10 genome encodes these proteins:
- a CDS encoding TerC family protein has protein sequence MEQTAAFLSSLSFLHASFLGTATWIWLLFLAIVASLLAFDLGVLHRDDKEIGVRESLFLSAGYITVAMIFGTWVWWYLGAESGMAYFTGFMIEKSLSMDNIFVIALVFSFFAIPRKYQHRVLFWGILGVIVLRAIVIGLGAALVTQFGWILYLFGAFLVITGVKMWLIAEQEPDIARNPLLKFLKRHIRVTNGLRGHAFLVREAHPVTGKMVRFATPLLLALMLIECVDVVFAVDSVPAIFAITTDPFIVYTSNIFAILGLRALYFALAAMIHRFHYLKYALALVLIFIGAKIFLVGIIGKIPAVISLGVTFGLITGGVGFSLWKTRRFA, from the coding sequence ATGGAACAAACTGCCGCGTTTTTGTCTTCCCTGTCTTTTCTTCATGCCAGTTTTCTCGGAACCGCAACCTGGATCTGGTTGCTCTTCCTGGCGATCGTTGCGTCGCTCCTGGCCTTTGACCTGGGTGTTCTGCACCGGGACGACAAGGAAATCGGCGTCAGGGAAAGCCTTTTCCTCTCTGCAGGTTATATCACCGTCGCAATGATTTTCGGCACCTGGGTCTGGTGGTACCTGGGCGCGGAAAGCGGCATGGCGTATTTCACAGGCTTCATGATCGAGAAATCGCTGTCGATGGACAACATTTTCGTGATTGCCCTGGTCTTCAGCTTTTTTGCCATTCCGCGCAAGTATCAGCATCGCGTGCTGTTCTGGGGCATCCTGGGCGTGATTGTGCTGCGTGCGATCGTGATCGGACTGGGGGCCGCACTGGTGACGCAATTCGGCTGGATACTCTACCTGTTTGGCGCGTTCCTGGTCATCACAGGCGTCAAGATGTGGCTGATTGCCGAGCAGGAGCCGGACATTGCCAGGAACCCGCTGCTGAAATTTCTCAAGCGCCATATTCGCGTCACCAACGGCTTGCGCGGTCATGCGTTCCTGGTGCGGGAAGCGCACCCGGTCACCGGCAAGATGGTGCGCTTCGCCACCCCCTTGCTGCTGGCCCTGATGCTGATCGAATGCGTCGACGTGGTGTTTGCGGTGGATTCGGTGCCGGCGATCTTTGCCATCACTACCGACCCCTTCATCGTCTATACCAGCAACATCTTCGCCATCCTTGGCTTGCGCGCCCTTTACTTTGCGCTGGCGGCCATGATTCATCGCTTCCACTACCTGAAGTACGCCCTGGCGCTGGTGTTGATCTTCATCGGTGCAAAAATTTTCCTCGTCGGGATCATCGGCAAGATTCCAGCGGTAATTTCCCTTGGGGTAACCTTTGGCCTGATTACCGGCGGGGTGGGGTTTTCTCTATGGAAAACCCGTCGTTTCGCTTGA
- a CDS encoding cytochrome P450, with protein MKTSDHDNKIPPGPSAPWLGLPLLGEMKNDLLGTAQRMREQYGDVVHFRMASQPYYYFFSPELIRELLVEHADDLIRHERAIEVFSLVYGDNVLTTEGDTWKRQRRILMPGFLPKKITGYVDLMTGAVADAMVTAFPEKGPAGNVLDVDSFTTVLTMDVILRVLFSHKVSEAESQRAFEASRALEHQGMRELFWPKTPPDWFPYPGRKQKLKSKADLENLIGSQVQVRRAAGEDQATKTDYLAMLLSAHDDEAQGASSSPTLSTEEIRDNCMVIFAAGHDTTATVMTWWIGLMAHHPEVAEKVRQEVAEVAGDRNPTADELSRMKWMNATIKEAMRLYPPTPNLFFRCPVRDIEIGGWHVPKGASINVPVWHVQHDARWFPEPESFRPERFMPNAAEIPRGAYMPFGAGPRVCIGQHLATIEMALIATFLIRQFDLSPGDAAGLPSPKIDMVLKPETTLRVKFTRR; from the coding sequence CACCGCGCAAAGGATGCGCGAGCAATATGGCGATGTCGTGCATTTTCGGATGGCCAGCCAGCCGTATTACTACTTTTTTTCGCCTGAGCTCATCCGTGAGCTGCTGGTGGAGCATGCGGACGACCTGATCCGCCACGAGCGCGCCATCGAAGTCTTTTCGCTGGTGTATGGCGATAATGTCCTGACCACGGAAGGCGATACCTGGAAGCGCCAGCGGCGCATCCTGATGCCGGGCTTTTTGCCGAAGAAAATCACCGGGTACGTCGACCTGATGACCGGCGCCGTGGCCGATGCCATGGTCACGGCCTTTCCTGAAAAGGGCCCGGCCGGCAATGTCCTGGATGTCGATAGTTTTACCACCGTCCTCACCATGGACGTGATCTTGCGCGTGCTGTTCAGCCACAAGGTCAGCGAGGCGGAGTCGCAGCGGGCCTTCGAGGCATCGCGCGCGCTGGAGCACCAGGGCATGCGCGAACTGTTCTGGCCAAAAACCCCGCCGGACTGGTTTCCCTACCCCGGCAGGAAGCAAAAGCTCAAATCCAAGGCTGACCTGGAAAACCTGATTGGCAGCCAGGTCCAGGTGCGCCGCGCCGCAGGCGAAGACCAGGCCACCAAGACCGATTACCTGGCCATGCTGCTGTCGGCGCATGACGACGAGGCCCAAGGCGCCTCGTCGTCGCCGACGCTGTCGACCGAGGAAATCCGCGACAACTGCATGGTCATTTTTGCGGCGGGACACGATACCACCGCCACCGTCATGACCTGGTGGATCGGCCTCATGGCGCATCACCCGGAGGTGGCCGAGAAGGTGCGCCAGGAAGTGGCGGAGGTGGCGGGCGACAGGAATCCCACGGCGGATGAGTTGTCCCGCATGAAGTGGATGAATGCCACGATCAAGGAAGCCATGCGGCTCTACCCGCCGACGCCCAACCTGTTTTTCCGCTGCCCCGTGCGGGATATCGAGATTGGCGGCTGGCATGTGCCGAAAGGCGCGTCGATCAATGTGCCGGTCTGGCACGTGCAGCATGATGCGCGCTGGTTTCCCGAGCCTGAGAGTTTCCGGCCCGAGCGCTTCATGCCGAACGCGGCGGAAATCCCGCGCGGCGCCTACATGCCGTTTGGTGCCGGTCCGCGCGTGTGCATCGGCCAGCACCTGGCGACGATTGAAATGGCGCTGATTGCGACTTTCCTGATCCGCCAGTTCGACTTGAGCCCGGGTGATGCGGCCGGCTTGCCGTCGCCTAAAATCGACATGGTCCTGAAGCCGGAAACGACCTTGCGGGTCAAATTCACCCGGCGCTGA
- a CDS encoding efflux RND transporter periplasmic adaptor subunit yields MKKFTPRRLVLAALACVTVATMSLALFSTNSRAAGDKPAQPAARPALTVTTVQPAETSMPLRLAANGNVAAWQEAIIGSEASGLRLAEVAVNVGDVVKAGQVLARFAAETVQADVAQAQANLQEAEARVQEAASNAERARVLQASGAMSRQEASQLLTGELTAKARVAAAKATLQTQQLRLKQTRVLAPDNGVISARSATVGAVSGVGAELFRMIRQGRLEWRAEVTTAELPRIRTGSKAGITAANGTKVTGTVRMVAPTVDVQSRSALVYVDLPSSPASTPQQALVRAGMFARGEFDLGETTALTLPQQAVVLRDGFTYVFRLNPDSRVSQLKVRTGRRLDERVEVVEGIKPQDRLVASGAGFLNEGDLVKVVTASAPATAPAPAQPAAR; encoded by the coding sequence ATGAAAAAATTCACACCCCGGCGCCTGGTGCTGGCCGCGCTCGCTTGCGTCACCGTCGCCACCATGTCGCTGGCGCTATTTTCTACGAACTCCAGGGCGGCAGGCGACAAGCCGGCGCAGCCAGCTGCCCGGCCCGCCTTGACCGTCACCACGGTACAGCCTGCCGAGACGAGCATGCCGCTGCGGCTCGCTGCTAACGGCAATGTCGCGGCATGGCAGGAAGCGATCATTGGCAGCGAGGCCTCCGGCTTGCGTCTTGCCGAAGTCGCAGTCAATGTCGGCGATGTGGTCAAGGCAGGCCAGGTACTGGCGCGCTTTGCCGCCGAGACAGTACAGGCCGACGTCGCCCAGGCGCAGGCCAATCTGCAGGAAGCCGAAGCACGCGTGCAGGAAGCCGCCAGCAATGCCGAACGCGCCCGTGTGTTGCAAGCCTCGGGCGCCATGAGCCGCCAGGAAGCCAGCCAACTCCTGACCGGGGAATTGACTGCCAAGGCGCGCGTGGCGGCGGCGAAGGCCACGCTGCAGACGCAGCAACTGCGCCTGAAGCAAACTCGCGTGCTGGCGCCTGACAATGGCGTGATTTCTGCCAGGAGCGCGACGGTCGGCGCGGTGAGCGGCGTGGGCGCCGAACTGTTTCGCATGATCCGCCAGGGTCGTCTCGAATGGCGCGCCGAAGTCACGACAGCGGAATTGCCGCGCATCCGCACCGGCAGCAAGGCAGGCATTACCGCCGCCAATGGCACGAAGGTCACCGGCACTGTGCGCATGGTGGCGCCGACGGTCGATGTGCAAAGCCGCAGCGCGCTGGTCTATGTGGATTTGCCGTCATCGCCGGCATCGACGCCGCAGCAGGCACTGGTCCGGGCCGGCATGTTCGCCAGGGGCGAATTCGATCTCGGCGAAACGACCGCGCTGACGCTGCCGCAGCAGGCGGTCGTGCTGCGCGACGGTTTCACCTATGTCTTTCGCCTGAATCCCGATTCCCGTGTCAGTCAGCTGAAAGTGCGCACCGGCCGGCGCCTGGACGAGCGGGTGGAAGTGGTGGAAGGCATCAAGCCGCAAGACCGTCTGGTTGCCAGCGGCGCCGGCTTCCTCAACGAGGGCGACCTGGTCAAGGTGGTGACTGCATCTGCCCCGGCCACTGCACCCGCGCCGGCGCAACCGGCGGCGCGCTAG